The Microscilla marina ATCC 23134 genome has a segment encoding these proteins:
- a CDS encoding DNA/RNA non-specific endonuclease: MSIRAGGAGLELLQTIKEKGFVEAMWDMLSEKAAEIKEAVLSEIQNWLIVSVVKQATIKILSMLNPVGAIVQAILAIYDFAMWLINNWERIVQIIQNIVSSVGKIAMGMLGEAAKFIENTLANFIPLLLDFMARMLRLGNVSARIKRILAKLRKPLDDLIAKVMAFIRKKIRSFGKKKKSKKNKHDKDDQKKKDDKKDLKDGKLGDGEIGEDVEFKAGKDKHHLWVKRSGKQATLYVASDPTRVDKKLKEWEGKIENFRSKKKKHQAINRINYVKRMLTALDGKVREAVSIQNKKGGDTKQKNKQFRLVDNLIERKQGQMADNLRQLFLLFNDQEDVDFQAVYIKELNQEVHPKALSEVKADLKALSGVKENFAKIQSWNGVVKHLRKNSSNTKALTDQPLKNSKAYGKHTRGQFWKIGNKELASMDKDARDTKVKKTIEEVNNEKSLRAHTGLRDQVFDRSKEDSNNKLIYNVLKGNKDHNKFKPIILAGYPKADNPSKGKSTLKYTYQGGKEVFTSIYDSKSGIPEEITGSELKLHEFGRGVTQGDTHEMHDRAHLIANMLMGSGYKTAKNLVLTSSTYNQVDMKDKEEDIRDELAKIKGLISFKMNVKITFAEPNKDASLREIKEGIKERLRYLKNKSGTLIDKEKSTLEALQKLSDADLKAQITANIAAKKQARCMEVKYTVIQTKAMEQGQEVINNNPGISDKLGPDLLYGTA; this comes from the coding sequence TTGTCCATCCGTGCCGGGGGCGCCGGACTGGAGCTGCTGCAAACCATCAAGGAGAAGGGGTTTGTGGAGGCCATGTGGGACATGCTGTCAGAAAAGGCCGCCGAAATCAAAGAAGCGGTGCTCAGTGAAATCCAAAACTGGCTCATTGTGTCGGTGGTAAAACAAGCCACCATTAAGATACTCTCGATGCTGAACCCCGTGGGGGCGATTGTGCAGGCAATTTTAGCGATTTATGACTTTGCGATGTGGCTCATCAACAACTGGGAACGCATTGTACAGATTATCCAAAACATTGTATCGTCGGTGGGCAAAATAGCCATGGGCATGCTGGGCGAAGCAGCGAAGTTTATAGAAAACACCTTAGCCAACTTTATCCCCCTCCTGCTCGACTTTATGGCGCGCATGCTGCGCCTGGGCAATGTAAGTGCCCGCATCAAGAGAATATTGGCGAAGCTACGCAAACCTTTGGATGATTTGATTGCGAAGGTGATGGCGTTTATTAGGAAGAAGATCAGGAGCTTTGGGAAGAAGAAGAAAAGCAAGAAGAATAAGCATGACAAAGACGATCAAAAGAAAAAAGACGACAAAAAAGACCTGAAAGATGGTAAGTTGGGGGATGGTGAAATTGGTGAAGATGTAGAGTTCAAAGCAGGTAAAGACAAACATCATCTTTGGGTGAAAAGGTCTGGTAAACAAGCAACCTTATATGTAGCCAGTGACCCTACCCGAGTAGACAAGAAACTAAAAGAGTGGGAAGGAAAGATCGAAAACTTTAGATCGAAAAAGAAGAAACATCAAGCCATTAACCGAATCAATTATGTCAAGCGGATGCTCACTGCTCTAGATGGTAAAGTACGTGAGGCTGTAAGTATACAAAACAAAAAAGGAGGCGACACCAAGCAAAAGAACAAACAGTTTAGATTAGTAGATAATTTAATAGAACGAAAACAAGGACAAATGGCAGACAATCTCAGACAATTGTTCTTGTTGTTTAACGATCAGGAAGATGTTGACTTTCAAGCGGTTTACATAAAGGAATTGAATCAAGAGGTGCACCCCAAAGCACTAAGCGAAGTAAAAGCTGACCTCAAGGCGTTGTCAGGAGTGAAAGAGAATTTTGCCAAGATACAATCGTGGAACGGCGTGGTTAAACACTTAAGGAAAAACTCAAGCAATACCAAAGCCCTAACCGATCAACCACTCAAAAACAGCAAAGCATATGGTAAGCATACCCGTGGACAGTTCTGGAAAATTGGAAATAAGGAGCTTGCCTCAATGGACAAGGATGCCCGTGATACCAAGGTAAAAAAGACTATAGAAGAAGTAAACAACGAAAAAAGCCTCAGAGCCCATACTGGGTTACGTGACCAAGTATTTGATAGAAGCAAGGAGGACAGTAACAATAAACTTATTTATAATGTATTGAAAGGCAATAAAGACCATAATAAGTTTAAGCCTATCATATTGGCAGGTTACCCCAAGGCTGATAATCCATCTAAAGGCAAAAGCACCTTAAAGTATACTTACCAAGGAGGTAAGGAGGTGTTTACCTCTATTTATGATAGTAAGTCTGGTATACCCGAAGAGATTACAGGAAGCGAATTAAAACTCCATGAATTTGGCCGTGGAGTAACTCAGGGAGATACCCACGAAATGCACGATAGAGCTCACTTGATTGCCAATATGTTGATGGGATCGGGCTATAAAACAGCTAAAAACTTGGTGCTTACTTCTAGCACATACAACCAAGTTGATATGAAAGACAAGGAGGAAGATATAAGAGATGAATTAGCTAAAATCAAAGGGCTTATATCATTCAAGATGAACGTAAAAATTACTTTTGCCGAACCTAATAAAGATGCATCTCTACGAGAAATTAAAGAAGGCATAAAAGAACGTTTAAGATACCTGAAAAATAAATCAGGAACTTTGATAGACAAGGAAAAGAGTACTTTAGAAGCCCTGCAAAAACTATCCGATGCTGACCTAAAGGCACAAATTACTGCAAATATTGCGGCGAAAAAGCAAGCCCGTTGTATGGAAGTAAAGTATACTGTTATTCAAACTAAAGCAATGGAGCAAGGGCAAGAGGTCATCAATAACAATCCAGGCATTAGTGATAAATTAGGACCTGATTTATTGTATGGAACCGCATAA
- a CDS encoding DNA/RNA non-specific endonuclease: protein MLNPVGAIYDFAMWLINNWERIVQIIQNIVSSVGKIAMGMLGEAAKFIENTLANFIPLLLDFMARMLRLGNVSARIKRILAKLRKPLDDLIAKVMAFIRKKIKQGAKKAKETGQNVKEALGDWWKQKRKIKTERGENHTLYFKGKGSNAKLMVASRPKTFKDFIKDIQAPTQHTKVKARAQSTAGQIDRLIKKRRTSNTTNQAQIPDLMDKLANDLRILADLDSSNSPPSVIKYSPLTPDGGATFADAQILSDNHVEGSTPKDKPDHWNKANRRRPAGSFIRGHLINHHIGGPGYAYNLTPITGKMTTDANGNHEKYFERHIKPVVLTEKKVIRYRVEAVYGKHPRRNFEETLRNRIGTPNEQTDDRYKLEIMEYERNYLPKFLKITWAILKNENGRWVDDKVKIGGQVKNQLPDGDFAFQRFP from the coding sequence ATGCTGAACCCCGTGGGGGCGATTTATGACTTTGCGATGTGGCTCATCAACAACTGGGAACGCATTGTACAGATTATCCAAAACATTGTATCGTCGGTGGGCAAAATAGCCATGGGCATGCTGGGCGAAGCAGCGAAGTTTATAGAAAACACCCTCGCCAACTTTATCCCCCTCCTGCTCGACTTTATGGCGCGCATGCTGCGCCTGGGCAATGTAAGTGCCCGTATCAAGAGAATATTGGCGAAGCTACGCAAGCCTTTGGATGATTTGATTGCGAAGGTGATGGCGTTTATTAGGAAGAAGATTAAACAGGGTGCTAAAAAAGCTAAAGAAACAGGTCAAAATGTAAAAGAAGCATTAGGAGATTGGTGGAAACAAAAACGGAAAATAAAAACAGAAAGAGGAGAAAATCATACATTATATTTTAAGGGCAAAGGGAGCAATGCAAAGTTAATGGTTGCTAGTCGCCCCAAAACATTTAAAGACTTTATAAAAGACATACAAGCCCCTACACAACACACAAAGGTAAAAGCTAGAGCGCAAAGTACAGCGGGGCAAATTGATCGACTTATTAAGAAGAGAAGAACAAGTAATACAACTAATCAGGCACAAATTCCAGATTTAATGGACAAGCTTGCCAATGATTTACGAATATTAGCAGACTTGGATTCTTCAAATTCCCCTCCAAGCGTTATAAAGTACAGTCCCTTGACTCCTGACGGAGGAGCAACTTTTGCTGATGCTCAAATCTTATCGGATAACCATGTTGAAGGGTCAACACCAAAAGATAAGCCTGACCATTGGAATAAGGCTAACCGTAGAAGACCAGCAGGTTCTTTTATTAGAGGGCACCTTATAAATCATCATATAGGGGGACCAGGATATGCCTATAACTTGACACCTATTACTGGTAAAATGACTACTGACGCCAATGGAAATCACGAAAAATATTTTGAAAGACACATTAAACCAGTAGTACTTACTGAGAAAAAGGTAATACGTTATCGTGTTGAGGCTGTTTACGGAAAACATCCTCGTCGCAACTTTGAGGAAACTTTACGAAATAGAATTGGAACTCCAAATGAACAAACCGATGATAGATATAAATTGGAAATAATGGAGTATGAAAGAAATTATTTGCCTAAATTCCTTAAAATCACTTGGGCAATCCTAAAAAATGAAAATGGACGTTGGGTAGATGATAAAGTTAAAATTGGAGGACAAGTAAAAAATCAATTACCTGATGGAGATTTTGCCTTCCAACGTTTTCCATAG
- a CDS encoding SMI1/KNR4 family protein, which translates to MNYTSDLEKIKQEIDRHPLLEVITYEVAPPASKEQIKSIEQKYNIVLDQGLKDFYEQANGCCLHWQLIELSEDEYDAKVYDKFGDYEPDLEDDEENPFAQIKINSLEDCFLKDSFSYDDSHDYIFQFKGNEYIEHEFSKKLKILDEYSTFSSIAYLCDTEFESAPLVMLSSHYSNWWNSRLTDFATYWKILMQSRGIIEIRNDILGATDGHNLPTLQKFDSVNPQLFA; encoded by the coding sequence ATGAATTATACTTCAGACCTAGAGAAAATAAAGCAAGAAATAGACAGACACCCTTTGCTGGAAGTAATAACTTATGAAGTTGCCCCTCCCGCAAGTAAAGAGCAAATAAAATCAATAGAGCAAAAATATAATATTGTACTTGATCAGGGTTTAAAAGATTTTTATGAACAGGCTAATGGATGTTGCTTACATTGGCAATTAATCGAATTATCGGAGGACGAATATGATGCTAAAGTATATGACAAATTTGGAGATTATGAACCTGATTTAGAAGATGATGAGGAAAACCCTTTTGCTCAAATAAAAATCAATTCACTTGAAGACTGTTTTTTAAAAGACAGCTTTAGTTATGATGACTCTCACGATTATATTTTTCAGTTCAAGGGCAATGAATACATTGAGCATGAGTTTTCAAAAAAACTAAAAATATTAGATGAATATAGTACCTTTTCTTCTATTGCTTATCTATGTGATACAGAATTTGAATCTGCACCACTGGTAATGTTATCAAGTCATTACTCAAACTGGTGGAACTCACGCCTCACTGATTTTGCTACTTACTGGAAAATCTTAATGCAATCCAGAGGGATTATTGAGATAAGAAATGATATTTTAGGAGCTACTGATGGTCACAACCTGCCTACCCTGCAAAAGTTTGACTCCGTGAATCCTCAACTATTTGCTTAA
- a CDS encoding tetratricopeptide repeat protein, translated as MTNYTYFSIRLLIMGWLFMASPELIAQATQVSPYVEKEYSKPPKAEIDFKLHQSEVLLNNSPQNSRKIALEALYLASQTKHKRREARAHELIGQAYMAQAVHEQSLEHFLKGLDILQRIEAWERVAHIFNHIAVLYRRQRRYDETINYANQALRLAKKFDYHSEIALAHINLGGAYYFKKNYQKSIEYIQSSIDIREQFDEKTGLINSYNNMGLVMRKLQKYPEALKWYSMSLEVNSGTNRVKHMKSATLDNIGDVMADQEKYKEAHEYYNEALKIAQESGVSLRMMEAHQSLYELTTKEQNFKAALYHYRQYVLLKDSFMNTSMGVKMNNLQQKRRIEVAKKEKELLEKDIKLKRATIYRQKILTASATLGLILVLIMAFGIYRSRRFLQAQKVEIDRQNQALLFTQEEILSQQEVITESNEQLTLQNTKIMSSIRYAQTIQEAILPFYSRLKKVLGEYFVLYKPKDVVSGDFYWLSKLDRYKFIAVVDCTGHGVPGAFMSLIGFSLLNEIVNEKCNVDPSVILRQLHEGIFFALKQEQSTNRDGMDLCLCRIEEQKEDNLTVVFAGAKRPLYYISNNQLHTLKGDRMSVGGKQIKASKSFTNHTISMKKGDLLYLTTDGYVDTPNPQRQSFKQHRLLQVLDTCKHIPIHQQKRVFENTLSNYQLDAEQRDDITIVGVKL; from the coding sequence ATGACCAACTATACATATTTTTCTATCAGGTTACTTATCATGGGCTGGCTTTTTATGGCCAGCCCCGAACTAATAGCGCAAGCTACTCAAGTATCACCATACGTTGAAAAGGAATACAGCAAACCCCCAAAAGCTGAAATAGATTTTAAGTTACATCAGTCGGAAGTACTCCTGAATAATTCTCCTCAAAACAGCAGAAAGATAGCGCTGGAGGCATTGTATTTAGCCTCCCAAACAAAACACAAACGGAGGGAGGCCAGGGCACACGAACTCATTGGGCAGGCATACATGGCACAGGCAGTGCACGAACAATCACTCGAGCACTTTCTAAAAGGGCTGGATATTTTACAAAGAATAGAAGCATGGGAGAGGGTAGCCCATATCTTCAACCACATTGCAGTGTTATACCGAAGGCAACGTAGGTACGATGAAACAATTAATTATGCTAACCAAGCACTAAGACTGGCCAAAAAGTTTGACTATCACTCTGAAATTGCCTTGGCACATATTAACCTTGGAGGGGCTTATTATTTCAAAAAAAACTATCAAAAATCCATAGAGTATATCCAAAGTTCAATAGATATACGTGAACAGTTCGATGAGAAGACTGGCTTGATCAACTCTTATAATAATATGGGGCTGGTCATGCGTAAACTACAAAAATACCCTGAGGCGTTGAAATGGTACTCTATGTCGCTAGAGGTAAATAGTGGTACAAACAGGGTAAAACACATGAAGTCGGCTACACTTGACAACATAGGCGATGTGATGGCAGACCAGGAAAAATACAAGGAAGCACACGAATATTATAATGAAGCTCTAAAAATAGCCCAAGAGTCAGGGGTTAGCTTAAGGATGATGGAAGCCCACCAAAGTTTATATGAATTGACTACCAAAGAACAAAACTTCAAGGCAGCTCTTTACCACTACCGTCAATATGTATTGCTGAAAGATAGTTTTATGAACACCAGTATGGGTGTCAAGATGAACAACTTACAGCAAAAGCGTAGAATAGAGGTGGCAAAAAAAGAAAAAGAGTTGCTCGAAAAAGACATTAAACTAAAAAGGGCGACTATTTATCGGCAAAAAATACTCACTGCAAGCGCTACATTGGGGCTAATATTGGTGTTGATTATGGCGTTTGGCATATACAGAAGCAGGCGTTTTTTACAAGCTCAAAAAGTAGAAATTGATCGCCAAAATCAAGCTTTACTGTTTACTCAGGAAGAAATTCTGAGCCAACAGGAAGTAATTACTGAGTCTAATGAACAGCTTACCCTACAAAACACCAAAATTATGTCGAGCATTCGGTATGCCCAAACAATTCAAGAAGCCATCTTGCCTTTTTACTCTCGTTTAAAAAAGGTATTGGGAGAATACTTTGTACTGTATAAACCCAAGGATGTAGTTTCTGGAGATTTTTATTGGCTGAGTAAATTAGACCGTTATAAGTTCATTGCGGTGGTAGACTGTACTGGTCATGGGGTACCAGGCGCTTTTATGTCTCTTATTGGTTTTTCACTGCTCAACGAGATTGTAAACGAAAAATGTAACGTCGACCCAAGTGTAATATTAAGACAGTTGCACGAAGGAATTTTCTTTGCTTTAAAACAAGAGCAATCAACCAACCGAGATGGCATGGACTTGTGCCTTTGTCGTATAGAAGAGCAGAAAGAAGATAATTTGACAGTTGTATTTGCGGGAGCCAAACGTCCCTTATACTATATATCAAACAACCAATTGCACACCCTAAAAGGAGACAGGATGAGTGTGGGAGGCAAGCAAATCAAAGCATCAAAAAGTTTTACCAACCACACAATTTCTATGAAAAAAGGTGATTTACTGTATTTAACCACTGATGGTTATGTAGACACTCCCAATCCTCAACGACAAAGTTTTAAACAGCACCGCTTGCTTCAAGTCCTTGATACTTGCAAACATATTCCGATCCATCAACAAAAACGTGTTTTTGAAAACACCCTTAGTAATTATCAACTAGATGCTGAGCAAAGAGATGACATTACCATTGTGGGGGTAAAATTGTAA
- a CDS encoding methyltransferase domain-containing protein, whose amino-acid sequence MKTNTQRIYDFYQHYVQQHGIQAGWSSLDYALRLYDLSSSFTHQSWIEFTSILDIGSGEGHFKDFLRTKQQFNGYYTGIEVMPEFHKSALAKYGADAQARFIYDEFLAHDFGTTKFDWGFSLGSLSVLQPNQAKYDEVFCKKMRLLVNYGITIYLNDAQLTRALPLQNVKHLATHNIDDFVHMLRQNFSSAVIEIHRLLPVAPQGVVIHVRFV is encoded by the coding sequence TTGAAAACAAATACACAACGAATATACGACTTTTATCAACACTATGTACAGCAACACGGCATTCAGGCAGGGTGGTCGAGCCTGGACTATGCACTACGCTTGTATGACTTATCATCTTCTTTTACTCATCAATCATGGATTGAGTTTACCAGCATACTTGATATAGGTTCAGGAGAAGGGCATTTCAAAGATTTTTTGCGTACAAAGCAACAATTTAACGGGTATTATACTGGTATTGAAGTAATGCCTGAGTTTCACAAATCTGCTTTGGCAAAGTACGGAGCTGATGCACAAGCTCGCTTTATTTATGATGAATTTCTAGCCCACGATTTTGGTACAACCAAATTTGACTGGGGATTTTCGCTGGGAAGTCTAAGTGTGCTTCAACCAAACCAGGCAAAGTATGATGAGGTTTTTTGTAAAAAAATGAGATTACTGGTTAATTATGGCATCACAATTTACTTGAATGACGCTCAACTCACTCGTGCGTTGCCTTTGCAGAATGTAAAGCATCTTGCTACCCACAATATAGATGATTTTGTACACATGCTGAGACAAAATTTTTCATCGGCCGTCATAGAGATTCATCGTTTGTTACCTGTGGCACCACAAGGAGTAGTCATTCACGTCAGGTTTGTGTGA